A part of Arachis hypogaea cultivar Tifrunner chromosome 12, arahy.Tifrunner.gnm2.J5K5, whole genome shotgun sequence genomic DNA contains:
- the LOC140176671 gene encoding serine/threonine-protein phosphatase 7 long form homolog translates to MSSFSALEAECLHQFGVAPRKSECRGCCIKLTWLRELKENIQLTDELSIQRYVKCHIMLLIGTILFGDKSGAGVHWKFLPLLRDFASIGHYSWGSACLAHLYRGLCRASRYNCKEIDGPITLLFGWAWIRLPYLSPLPREPHNFPLANRWRNWEHGDRRYRYLNLAHFRKAFDELQEGQFVWVAYAVDRVDPNIIPPEIYMQSVVWSATVPLVSFECIEWHATDRYRRQFGFVQGVPQQEQNLDKAHGEVLTGPKNLNWATTPSHSSWVMHWTNRYRSKYGDHLNLSNLVGQESDDDNQDMDEGNQDMDDGGEGMDEDSQDADNDNEELEPQPSDNVLTKVTQKKVPRI, encoded by the exons ATGAGTAGTTTCTCAGCGTTGGAGGCAGAATGTTTGCATCAATTTGGAGTGGCACCGCGTAAGTCAGAGTGTAGAGGATGTTGTATAAAACTGACTTGGCTGCGGGAGCTAAAAGAAAACATTCAGTTGACTGATGAATTAAGTATACAGAGGTACGTGAAGTGCCATATTATGTTGCTGATCGGGACGATCTTGTTTGGGGATAAATCTGGGGCAGGTGTGCACTGGAAGTTTCTACCCTTGCTTCGTGATTTTGCCAGTATTGGACATTATAGTTGGGGTTCGGCATGCCTTGCACACCTCTACAGGGGGTTATGCAGGGCATCTCGTTATAATTGTAAGGAAATAGATGGTCCAATAACACTTCTGTTCGGTTGGGCTTGGATCCGACTGCCATATCTATCGCCGCTCCCCAGAGAACCCCACAATTTTCCATTAGCCAATAG gtggcgtaactgggagcATGGTGATCGACGATATAGATATTTGAATCTAGCTCACTTTAGGAAGGCCTTTGATGAACTCCAGGAAGGCCAG TTTGTGTGGGTTGCATATGCTGTGGATCGCGTGGATCCGAACATAATTCCTCCTGAGATCTATATGCAATCGGTTGTGTGGTCCGCTACTGTTCCGTTGGTGTCATTTGAATGTATCGAGTGGCATGCTACCGATAGGTACAGGCGACAGTTCGGTTTCGTTCAGGGAGTACCTCAGCAGGAGCAGAATCTTGACAAGGCGCATGGAGAAGTACTGACTGGTCCTAAGAATCTTAACTGGGCCACAACACCGAGTCATTCAAGTTGGGTTATGCATTGGACAAACAG GTACCGGTCAAAATATGGTGACCACTTGAACTTGTCGAATCTTGTGGGTCAAGAAAGTGATGACGATAATCAGGATATGGATGAGGGTAATCAGGATATGGATGATGGTGGTGAGGGTATGGATGAGGATAGTCAGGATGCGgataatgacaatgaggaacTGGAGCCACAGCCGAGTGACAACGTGCTGACGAAGGTTACTCAGAAAAAAGTGCCACGCATCTga